CCACCCTGTGCAGCCGCAGCGACGGCATAATAATTCTCGTAGACCCGCTGCGCTTGGAGTTGTGCCTCATCCGGATCGATCGGCCCCTCCGTGAAGCGTCCTGGCGACAGAGAGATTACATACGGGGAAGGATCCTCGCTCAGACTCTCCAGCACAAGATCAGCGATACCTGCTGAACCAGACACCCCATGCGCATTACACCCCGCAGCCATCACATAACCGTGTAGCCCTGGAACTCGACCGATCACAAAACGTCCGTCTGGCGTGAAGGCCGGAAAGCCACCGACCGTACTGCGTACACCGGCCTCACTCACCCCAGCAAACAGAGTCGTGAGTGAGCTAGCGAATTCACCCATCACCTCCCAATCCGCCTCGGGGTTCATCCGAGATCCCCCATCTACCCCGTTGGGGCTCATACTCAAAGCCTGGGCCTCCCAACCGCCACAGAGCAGCCCATCGAGTTCCGGACGAATATAGATCCGCTCGTCAGGAACCCTGAGAACCGGAACGCCAGCTTCATAACCTGTGGTCGAGCCGGTGATGAAGTACTCATGTCGTACAGGAACGATCGGCAGCTCGAGTCCGACCATACGCGCCACCCAACCCGCCCATGGGCCTGCCGCGTTGATGACCAGCTCAGTCGCGAACTCGCCATCCGGAGTGATGACTGAGCACACAGCTCCGTCACGCACGCCAAAACCCATGACCTCACAGTTGGTCACGAACCGGACACCGAGTTGGCGTGCACCCGCCACATAGCTCATCGCCAATGAATTCGGTTGCAGGTAGCCATCCGTTGGACACCACAGCGCGGCCAACACCACCTCGGGTTTTGCCAAGGGTATCATCTCCGAGACCTCGCCAACGCTTAGTCGGTGTACCTCTAAGCCAGCAACACTGGCCACCCGAGCCATCTGATCGAACTCTACGACCCTCTCGGGCGTCAGGGCGAGCCGTAGGCTGCCACTCTGCACCCAGTCCGGGGTCACTCCAGTCTTCTCCTCAAGACTCTGGAACATCGCCACCGACGCCATCGCGATCTTGGTACGTTCGACATTGGTTCTCACCTGTCCCACCAGGCCTGCAGCTCGACTCGAGGTCTCACCGCAGATCTGCGAACGCTCTAGCACCTGGATATCCCGGTATCCGGCTTGAGCAAAGGCGTAAGCAACGGCGCATCCGATGATCCCGCCACCGACAATAGTGAGGGCGCTATCCCTGGCCAGTTCCAACTCCTATTCCCCTTCTCCAAGAGATTCGACCGAGGAGGAAGTGATAGCCACACTCGCCGTCATCAACAGACCCGCCTAGTCAACCATCTCGCTGCTCGATTCGGCACGGTGATCGGCAACGATTCCATGGGCCTCGTACTTACGCTTTTGCACGGTCTGATAGTAGAGATAACCCAGGACCACGACGACACCGATGACGATGACTCCACCCCATGCATCGACACCAGGGCCGTAGATGGCGGTACGGGGCCAGATAAGGTTGATGCTCATCAGCACTCCATAGAAGAACGCTACCCCATTGACGACCGGGCCCCACTTACCCATCGAGAAGAGACCGTCCTTGTCCTTCTGGTTCATTCCGCGCTTGCCCCGTTTGAACAACAGTGAGCCGGTGACCATGAAGTAGGCGACGTAGACAAAGATAATAGCGACGCTCGTCACGATCGTAAAGATCTGTGGCTTGCCAATATTGACTATCAGAATCAGTGCTGCCACCACACCGGAAATAATGGAAGGCACGATTGGCGAGTTCACCTTCTTCGAGACCCTCGAGAGTACGTTGCCAAAGGGGAGATTATTGTCTCTGGCCATCGAGAAGGTGAGGCGGATGGTGGCCGTTTGGATAGCGAGGGTACAGACAAAGATCGCCACCGCCACGTCTGCCAGCATGATCTTGCCAAGGGTGGTGCCGAGAGCGGCCTCGATGATGTAGGGGAGGCCACCGATACCCAACTTGGCTGGGTTCAGCGTTGGAGAAGCCATGATTGCGAACAGAAGGAGAAGCGCTCCGCCCAGCCCCGAGGCGGCCAGGGCCGTCAGAATCGCCTTTGGACCCTTGCGACGAGGATCCTTTGTCTCCTCGGCTAACGTGCAGGCGGTATCAAATCCATACATGACATAGGCCGGCATGATCACCGCAAGCAGGAGGGCAACACTGCCTCCAAAGATTGAGTAGCCAGGGATGCCGGGGCCAGTCCCTTCTGCATGCAAGACGACGGCTGGGCCTCTCTGAAAGTGGAAAGCCAGAAGCACCACAAAGACCGCTACACCAACCAGTTCGGCGACGACGCCGATGTTGTTGACGATCGACATAATCTGGACACCGGACATATTCAACAGTGTGGTGATCACCAGAACGACAACCCCAAGAAACACGGCGTTCTGGGTCGTGTTCTTGAAGACCTCGAAGCCTGACCAGATCGATGGGAGGACGATCTGCTCGGCGATCGCCACCGCAGCGACCGTCACCACGTCGCCAACGAGCATCACCCAACCGGTCATCCAGGAGGCGATCGCCCCGTTGAGCTGCTTTGACCATTGATAGACCGAACCCGCGATGGGATAACGCGAGGCGAGTTCAGCAAAACAGAAGGCCACCGCCATCTGGCCCACCCAGACGAGCAGCCACATCCAGAACATCCTCGGACCACCGAACGCGTAGCCAAACCCGAACAGCTCGAACATACCGGTGAGAACGGAGATGTAGCTGTACCCTGCCGCAAAGGACGAGAACGTTCCCAGACTCCGGTGTAGATGCTGTTTATAGCCAAAGGACGCCAAATCGTGAGAATCGGCGATGTGTTGTTGATCGGTCATACGGATTATCCCCCTACTCCTACGAACACCTCTGAAGGACCAAGAAGGAAAGGTACCCCCGTTCACCTCACGCTGATCCCCTAGGTGTTGCTCGCTCCATACGCGATGCCACCGATCGTAGCACGAAAACTTATATGGTAAAGACCATTTATGTTAAATCTTTCTCACTTCAGGCTTCATTGTGTAAGTACTCCGACACTAGCTGCGAATTCTCTTCATCTGAGGGTCGACGAGAGGCGCCTCGACGATAAGCGCACCGATCCACTCGCCGAAGATGAAGACCTCGCAGGCCTTCCCTGGCTCCGCCAACTCGACTGGGACATAACCATAGGCGATCGACTTGCCGACGCTATAGCCTACTCCACCTGAGGTCACCCTCCCGATGATAGCTCCCGACATTCGAATCGGTTCATTGCCCAGTGCAACCGACCTCGAGTCCTCGAGCACCAGGCAGACAAGGCGCCGAGAGGACTCCCTCTTGGCGAGTCCCTCGGACCCAAAAAATCCCCCAGGTTTGTCGAGACGGAGGCAAAACTCGAGTCCAGCCTCGATTGGGTCATCATCAGGAGTCACGTCAGAGCCCCATACACGGTAGGCCTTTTCGAGGCGCAGCGAATCGATGGCGCGATAACCCCCCACCATCATTGCATGAGGCTCGCCCGCTTCGACAAGCGTCTCGAAGAGGCTCATCCCATACTCGCTAGTGCAGTACAGCTCCCAGCCCAGCTCACCAACGAAGGTAACCCGTAACGCAAGGACCGGCACATGACCAACGGTGATCTCCTGTGCTCGTAGGTAGGGAAATCCG
This genomic window from Ferrimicrobium sp. contains:
- a CDS encoding FAD-dependent oxidoreductase; protein product: MELARDSALTIVGGGIIGCAVAYAFAQAGYRDIQVLERSQICGETSSRAAGLVGQVRTNVERTKIAMASVAMFQSLEEKTGVTPDWVQSGSLRLALTPERVVEFDQMARVASVAGLEVHRLSVGEVSEMIPLAKPEVVLAALWCPTDGYLQPNSLAMSYVAGARQLGVRFVTNCEVMGFGVRDGAVCSVITPDGEFATELVINAAGPWAGWVARMVGLELPIVPVRHEYFITGSTTGYEAGVPVLRVPDERIYIRPELDGLLCGGWEAQALSMSPNGVDGGSRMNPEADWEVMGEFASSLTTLFAGVSEAGVRSTVGGFPAFTPDGRFVIGRVPGLHGYVMAAGCNAHGVSGSAGIADLVLESLSEDPSPYVISLSPGRFTEGPIDPDEAQLQAQRVYENYYAVAAAAQGGATIGL
- a CDS encoding amino acid permease produces the protein MTDQQHIADSHDLASFGYKQHLHRSLGTFSSFAAGYSYISVLTGMFELFGFGYAFGGPRMFWMWLLVWVGQMAVAFCFAELASRYPIAGSVYQWSKQLNGAIASWMTGWVMLVGDVVTVAAVAIAEQIVLPSIWSGFEVFKNTTQNAVFLGVVVLVITTLLNMSGVQIMSIVNNIGVVAELVGVAVFVVLLAFHFQRGPAVVLHAEGTGPGIPGYSIFGGSVALLLAVIMPAYVMYGFDTACTLAEETKDPRRKGPKAILTALAASGLGGALLLLFAIMASPTLNPAKLGIGGLPYIIEAALGTTLGKIMLADVAVAIFVCTLAIQTATIRLTFSMARDNNLPFGNVLSRVSKKVNSPIVPSIISGVVAALILIVNIGKPQIFTIVTSVAIIFVYVAYFMVTGSLLFKRGKRGMNQKDKDGLFSMGKWGPVVNGVAFFYGVLMSINLIWPRTAIYGPGVDAWGGVIVIGVVVVLGYLYYQTVQKRKYEAHGIVADHRAESSSEMVD